A genome region from Mercenaria mercenaria strain notata chromosome 11, MADL_Memer_1, whole genome shotgun sequence includes the following:
- the LOC123532181 gene encoding uncharacterized protein LOC123532181, whose product MENLCFLGIVFCLLHHSFASRCFQCQNVPFPRDCTKVIECSADQYCFTEQVVTLAGNVVFNSGCLHHAHCSPTSMSLIGKRSVNSRRSTDITTCIECCKDDFCNRNGCGTSEVPLTQRGPYCFNCDASTDAKACNSVTVCDENELCMLYSPVKYDDLPQTIYKAQCESQSICDIVLKALHNPKCAPICCKTDFCNDHCGMSSNDTMTTAHPQTSIPTTETTEVLTSATTQTKHPTGATAQSTVPSNNAQFHCDSHGHYIHLRDANAQLCVHIVFNHAIWDDARHACRQEGGDLVVLETHEKALLMRNELIGTGHKGFWIGARDFNRNNHFLWTDHYLVDDSKADWGLTQPEHFHNGVNQDCVAIIGNSYQWHDTGCDYGHFGYICERQ is encoded by the exons ATGGAAAATTTATGTTTTCTTGGAATAGTCTTCTGTCTGCTACACCATA GTTTTGCCAGCAGGTGTTTTCAGTGTCAGAATGTTCCATTTCCGCGTGACTGTACCAAAGTCATAGAATGCAGTGCAGACCAG TATTGTTTTACGGAGCAAGTAGTAACACTGGCTGGAAATGTTGTATTTAACTCTGGCTGTCTTCACCATGCG CACTGCTCTCCTACTAGCATGTCGCTAATTGGCAAAAGGTCGGTAAATAGTCGACGTTCCACAGATATAACAACGTGCATTGAATGCTGCAAGGACGATTTTTGCAATAGAAATGGTTGCGGAACAAGCG AAGTTCCTCTCACACAACGAGGTCCATATTGTTTTAACTGTGATGCCTCAACGGACGCCAAAGCTTGCAACAGTGTTACTGTCTGTGATGAAAACGAG TTGTGTATGTTGTACTCTCCAGTCAAATATGATGACTTGCCACAAACAATCTACAAAGCTCAATGTGAATCACAATCG ATTTGCGACATAGTTTTAAAAGCGTTACACAATCCAAAGTGTGCTCCAATATGttgtaaaactgatttctgtAACGATCATTGCGGAATGTCATCAAATGATACCATGACGACAGCACATCCACAAACATCCATTCCAACTACGGAGACAACAGAGGTGCTTACGTCTGCTACTACACAAACTAAACATCCAACAG GAGCTACAGCTCAATCAACAGTACCTTCCAACAATGCTCAATTTCACTGCGATAGTCACGGACATTACATACATTTACGAGATGCGAATGCACAATTATGTGTTCACATTGTATTTAATCATGCTATATGGGATGACGCTCGTCATGCATGCAGGCAAGAAGGAGGGGATCTTGTTGTCCTGGAAACACACGAAAAGGCGTTGTTAATGAGGAACGAACTTATTG GAACTGGTCACAAAGGCTTTTGGATAGGGGCACGAGATTTCAACCGAAACAATCATTTTTTGTGGACGGACCATTACCTTGTAGATGATTCCAAAGCGGACTGGGGACTTACTCAACCTGAACATTTCCACAACGGAGTGAATCAAGACTGCGTTGCCATAATTGGCAATAGTTACCAGTGGCATGATACTGGCTGTGATTATGGTCATTTCGGTTATATTTGTGAACGACAATAA